In one Rutidosis leptorrhynchoides isolate AG116_Rl617_1_P2 chromosome 8, CSIRO_AGI_Rlap_v1, whole genome shotgun sequence genomic region, the following are encoded:
- the LOC139862525 gene encoding gibberellin 20 oxidase 1-D-like → MSPLFLPSPSLSPKKEAKFKHNPLIFDASFLQNESTIPQQFIWPDAEKPNHNTPSPQLHVPPIDLKGFLSGEPLAMSNAARLVDSACRKHGFFQVVNHGIDSKLINEAHEIMDHFFRMPLSKKQRAQRKVDEYNGYASSFTNRFSSKLPWKETFSFRYSADPQCLNLIQDYCLNVMGEDYSHFGKVCQEYCEAMSKLSLAIMELFGMSLGIGQSYFRDFYKENDSIMRLNYYPPCQKPDQTLGTGPHCDPTSLTILHQDNVGGLEVFMNEKWHSIAPCFDAFVINIGDTFMALSNGLYKSCLHQAVVNSRTPRKSLAFFMSPKMDKVVCPPKELVEDVDNQRIYPDFTWFTYLEFTQKHYRADMNTLEAFSKWLQNERK, encoded by the exons ATGTCTCCTTTATTTCTTCCTTCACCATCACTTTCACCCAAAAAAGAAGCTAAATTTAAGCACAACCCTTTAATCTTTGATGCATCATTTCTTCAAAATGAATCTACCATACCTCAACAATTTATATGGCCAGACGCCGAAAAGCCTAACCATAACACACCATCACCACAACTACATGTTCCTCCTATTGACCTAAAAGGGTTCCTCTCTGGTGAACCACTTGCAATGTCTAATGCAGCCCGATTAGTCGACTCTGCTTGTCGTAAACATGGGTTCTTTCAAGTTGTGAACCATGGTATCGATTCAAAGTTGATAAATGAAGCTCATGAGATCATGGATCATTTCTTTAGAATGCCGCTTTCGAAGAAGCAAAGGGCTCAAAGAAAAGTTGATGAGTATAATGGATATGCAAGCAGCTTCACTAATAGATTCTCCTCCAAGCTTCCATGGAAAGAAACATTTTCTTTTCGATATTCCGCTGATCCACAATGCCTAAACTTAATTCAAGATTATTGCTTGAATGTGATGGGAGAAGATTATAGCCATTTTGG GAAAGTTTGTCAAGAATATTGTGAAGCTATGAGCAAACTTTCTCTTGCAATCATGGAGCTTTTTGGAATGAGCCTCGGGATAGGTCAATCCTATTTTAGGGATTTCTACAAAGAAAACGATTCAATAATGAGATTAAACTACTACCCACCTTGCCAAAAACCTGATCAAACACTCGGAACTGGTCCTCATTGTGATCCAACATCTCTAACTATTCTTCATCAAGATAATGTTGGTGGGCTAGAAGTCTTTATGAACGAAAAATGGCACTCCATTGCTCCATGTTTTGATGCTTTTGTTATCAATATTGGAGACACATTCATG GCATTATCTAATGGACTATACAAGAGTTGCTTACATCAAGCGGTTGTGAATAGCCGAACGCCAAGAAAGTCCCTTGCTTTCTTTATGTCTCCTAAAATGGATAAAGTTGTATGCCCGCCTAAAGAGCTGGTCGAGGACGTCGATAACCAGAGAATATATCCGGATTTTACATGGTTTACATATCTAGAGTTCACTCAGAAACATTATAGAGCAGACATGAATACCCTTGAAGCCTTCTCAAAATGGCTACAGAATGAAAGAAAATGA